GAACGAGCTAGCCGCCGCTTGGAGGCTTTTGCCGCTCGCCTTCTTTTTCTGGAAGCTTCGTCCGCTCAGCGtcgcgccttttttttttttactctcaacTTCGGTTGGGACGTGACACGTCGGTGCTCATCCATTGTCCAACTTTTCATCATGTGTTCAGAGCTCGTTCGAAATGGAATGGAATGGAAGGCCGAGCGAAAGTCGTCGGTCGGTCTGTCCGTCGCGTGCGGACCTGCTCGGCaaactttcaaaacaaaaagtcGCGTCTCTCGGTTTTCTCTCGAGGAGCGCCCGAAAAATAATATCAAAGGCTGAGTAATCAGTCAGCCTTCTCCAATCTTGCTTGTCGAGGGCCGGATCAGAGGTTAGAGATGTTtccgtcctccaacacacctgattcatatgaacaggtcatcagcaagctctccAGAAGCCCGATAATCGGGTGTGTTGGAGGACAGAAACAAAACCTCTCAAATCTGCAGTACTCGTACACTAGTCGTGTTATGGATGGGGTCAAAAGCTGATTCCCTTCATCATGGTCGCACATGGCCAACTAGTGGCCTGAAGTCCGGAATGGTGATTTTGTCTCGTAGCCTTATGTGGAGTCCTCCGGTTCGGTTCGCTTCACAAAGGCCAAACCTGCCTGGAAAGTCCCAAAATACAGACTAGCATTCATTCCCAAATATGATGACTTAAATCAGTTGAAAAACCTACCAGCACAAAACCTTTCCAAAATATGAAcccaaaaatattccaaaaacatgttttgtttttttaaaatccacttTTAAAGGGCTAATATCTCTCCAAATATGATGGTAATATGAAGTGCAAATATAGCAATAATTTCCAGCTTTTGACCTCCCAAACCTCCTGCAAACAAAAGATGAGGTCATCCAAACAAAAGAGCAAATTGGATTCATTGATCCATTCAAGTGCACCAAAGTCCAAATATTCAATATTAGCTATGAATAAAGCAAGTGCACATCTGGATTTCACCTGAAATTTATCCTGGCGGCCTGCTCGGACCAGCGTCAGTCAAGtttcaaaatgtcatttattttttcgtttagttgtttgtattatttttacttttggcaattttggtaCGTACTGCcaaaagtggaaatgttattccaAGACACGCCAGGACCGcctcctcatttgaataacatttccacttggtaGTACggaccaaatatatatattttttgttctttctatttccatttatatttattttttttaaatataatttttgaattatatttttttatgtctgtttttattttcacttttattcactatttattcattgattttgaatgttgtcagttttggtcctccacagTCGTGCCGCCGTGTTGGCATTGTTTGTTTGCCGCTATCAACAactcacatattttatttttttttgcgtgcaaGCTCTTCAACAGCCGCTGTGTTGATAACAATGCTACTTTAGTTAGCCCACCTATGGCATTTGTCATGAtgcgttagcatgaagctaagtTGTGGCGACCTTTCTTTTTCGACAGAGGTCGTCGGGAAGGAGCGGCGGGCGGGCGAGTGCGGTCATGGCGGCGTCCGCCGGCACCAGCAGGATCTCCTGGCGTCTGCGTGAGTCTGCCTTCCCGTTCGTCCCCGCACGTGCGAAATGTCATCTCGTCATCCGGTCACCGTGATGACGCGCGTGCGTTGCCCTTTGCAGAGGAGTTTGAGGCTCACGCCGGTCGCGTTTGCTGCGCCTCGTTGGGCAAAAGCACGGGCCGCCTCCTGGCCAGCGGAGGCGACGACTGCAAAGTCAACATCTGGTCCGTCAGCAAGGCCAACTGCATCATGGTACGTCCCGTTGCGGCACGGCCGTCTGGCGCCACCCGCTGGTCGTCGTCGTCTTGTttacgtgcgtgtgtgtgcttgcCAGAGTCTGCGCGGCCACAAGGCGGCGGTGGAGTGCGTTCACTTCAGCGCGTCCGAGGAGCAGCTGGCCACCGGCTCGCAGTCAGGATCCATCCTGGTGTGGGACCTGGAGGCTGCTAAGAGTCAGAACAACTTCCTGCATCGTCACCTTTCACTTCTTTGCCTTCCCTGCCGCCTTCAcacttttacttttgttttgttttggtgcaCGCGGCCGTCCCTCGCTGTATCGcgctttgctttgtttttgttttttttgtggtggcaCTGGCTGACTTGTTGGTGTGTACtggagccagccagccagccaagaAGAAGGAGTGAGCACGTCCCACGTTCTTCATCCTTTCACGCTTGGCAAAAGACGAGAGCCAATGAAGCAAACGTTAGCATCGCTATTCAGCATGTGGCCAACAACATTTTTGGGCTTTTGGAAGCCTGTGAAAACGGTGCAAAAATAAGCAAGCTCAATGTTGTATTGTTAGTGGATTATTTGTGATGAGAATGTTGGATGATGATACATATTTTCAATTTGCGTCCGACCGGTCAAATTCCGATGAAAGCAAACGATTCCCTATGAAACTTGTCGCGACCTGCATGTGGCCGTTGGCACATTGTTGTCGAGCCCTCGCGAGCGTTTGCAGCTAAGCACGTTTGTTCCTCAAGCTGCAAGCCGCACGCATTTGAGAACGCGGATACAACCGAGTCCAAAGTGAGAGGGGACAAAATAATGGCTGCATATTTTGCGCGGCCGTTATGCCGGAAGTTTTGAAAATTGGGCAAGTGATATGAAAACGGGCATTTGCTGCCTTTTGCTGTGCGCACGCCATCAACGAGGGACGGCCGCACTTTTGCTCTTCATCTGTCTGCATTTCCTTCCACTGGCTTTTGGAATGACTCAGATGGCACTTTGAAgctttctgtgtgtgtgcgcagtgTTGCGGACTCTGGCGGGACACAAATCCAGCATCACCAGTTTTGGTTTTCATCCTTATGGGGACTTTTTGGCGTCCGGCTCCACTGACTCCAACATCAAGGTGAGCGCGCGTGTGTTTCGAGTGTGTGCGTACGTCGGCTAACGTCATGTGACCTTGTGCCGTGTGACGTGACAGATGTGGGACGTGCGGCGGAAAGGTCCCATTTACAGGTACAAGGTGAGCTGCCGGCCGCCCGCCCGCacctttgtttgtttgatgtGATTGGCGGTTTGGCGCTCACGTGACCCATGACCTCTTCCAGGGTCACACGGCGGCCGTGCGGAGCGTGGCCTTCAGCCCGGACGGCAAGTGGCTGGCGTCGGCCTCTGACGACTGCACCGTCAAGGTGAGGGGGCGGGGCACCAAAAAATATTCAGCACACCCAAAAATGAGTTGATGGCCGCTCGCTTCATGCTGACATGAATAGAaaatgcccccccaaaaaaatgtatgtttcctcctgtactaaacatcatgaAGCACATCATTTctgcatgtatttaaggcaagttgtaaaatgtctgaagtcttcGTTTGTTTAAAAGGACACTTAGCTGAACATTTtttagcagtgaaaagtgaatatttagtCCAGAAGGAATTTGatgaattcattatttttctttgaaagagcaatttttctacttgctgtcgaccggctcacctgttttctgcaaactgagccatgattggtcgttaccttcttcctcagcacaggtgatgtcatcatcggtcgacagcaagtagaaaaaagacttttgaaaggtattcattgtacaaaaGTCAACTATTCAGTCAGTATAGATGAGTGGGTCTACAGTGCTCACTGCCCCCCTGTGGCCAAGGCAGCCACTGCACATTGGATAAAACGAGCTGTTTGATACTTGACACGCTATTGTTTCCTTCAAGTCCAATGTTAGCCcgtccaaaaaagaaaagagaaaaaaacaaaaaccgttTCTTTCTGTCTTTGCGCATGGGTGGTCTTTTCACATTTGAGAGAGAGGAGAGTGTTTGAGTTGAGGGCGTGGCCTCAGAAGCCCTTCAAGGCACCGCTGCCGCCATGTCCTGTATGGTGACTGACGGACGCGTTGGCGTCATTCACGTGGACGCGACTTGATgaggacttttatttttttggtgcattTGCCGTCGATGACGCTCGTAACGTGCCGTGTTGACGTGTTTGTTGGCAGCTGTGGGACCTGAAGCAGGCCAAGACCATCACCGAGTTCACGGCACACACGGCCGCCGTCGCCGCCATTCAGTTTCACCCCAACGAGTACCTGCTGGCCTCGGCCGGCGCCGACAGGTGCGCCCGTCCCGTCTCGCCGTCACCTGCCCGCGCGCCCCCATTTCATCAGTCgcaatgtgcgtgcgtgcaggtGGGTGAGGCTGTGGGATCTGGAGAAGTTCTGCCAGGTGGGGGCGCTGCAGGACACGGCTGCCGTCAGGTGAGTCCATGTAACAAATTTCATTCCAATTTCAGCGCAGGGAGATGGCGACATACTGTCGCGTACGTTGCATTACGTCAAGTTATGTCACATATTTGtcaatgaagaaagctatttaGTTTTAAACTCCAGTAAATTGTTTACCATTCACGATCAGGGTTTTACAAAGGGGAAACCATAgtcgagtgacgtcacttgtcgtCTGTCGCTGAAGTTGGGATCCCAAAATTGTGGGGGGGCTTTTAGATCCTTCAAACATTGAGAATAAATGTCAAACGTAAAGCTACTTTGCAGATTGTccttattgcgggtattttttgcaagCGAACCCCAGCGCAAAACCGTTGATGTGGTcaagcatcattttttttttgcacatgattGAAAGGAATGGTGTGATTTGAAAAGTGGACATTTTTCCATCAAAGCTTGATAATGAGGCGTCCTTCCTTCACAAAGTGTCGATTGGCCCCAGATTGAGTGCGTTGACAAATCCACAATGTTGACTTGACGTTGGTTCCAAACTTCAACGAGTCCATTTTCCACTTTTGGATATTGATCTTGTTGTCTCGCTGTTTAATGCGAATCCTTTCCATGCTAACAGTTGGCATGCTAGCACGCAGCAAAGGAAGCCATTCGCCAAAGTGTTAGCGATGGGGGACAATTTGGAAAGAGCTGGCAACCCGGGCGCAGAAAGCGCTGCCGGCACCTGAATCCTCATCGATTGGTCATCAAATGAAGGTGCGTTTGGTCTGCAGGTGTGTGATGTTCAGCGCCGACGGCAGCTGCCTGTTCAGCGGCCACACGGACGTCCTGGGCGTGTGCGCGTGGGAACCCGAGCGCTGGCTGGACGCGGTGACGGTGGGATGGGGGCCCGTCGCCGACCTGACGCACTGCAACCAGCAGCTGGTGCGCATGTGACGCCTCGGCGGCCGTTGGGACGGCCGTCGTACGTCATCGCCCTCCCAGCTGGCCGTTAGAAATTGCTCGGGTGTCGTCTTTGTTTTGTCAACCAAAATATTTTCGTCAGATGGGCGTGTCTCACCAGCTGAGCGGCGTGTCCACTTATGTGGTGGACCTGAAGCACGTCAAGAGGCACGCCGACGACGAGGCCGCTTTGGCGCCGCCCGCCGACGCCAAAGCGTGCGGACTGCGCCGCAGCTACCAGCGGCCGTCTCAAGGGTCAGACGCGGCCACGTCTCAGGCACGGCGTTACTTTCTGCCGGCCGACGTAACGTCTCCTCCGCCGTCACGTCGGCAGCCTCAAGCGGAGCGCGGAAGCGGAGAGGCGGAGTCCCGAGGGCGAGAGGCGGAGCCCCAGCGAGGACGAAGCCGAGGAGAAAGCGTCGTCTTCGGCCGAGATCCACGACGCGCAAGACTACCGCGAGATCTTCCGGCCACGCAACGCCATATGTGCGCATGTGCCAACGCCGCGCCAGGTGGCGATGTGGCTCGCTCGTCACTCGcgctgactttttttatttttgttttgcgttCAGCTCGGACGCCTCCCAGGATGCCGGAGCCGTTTGCCGCCCCGTCCGAGGACGGTGAGTGGCGTCGCGTCACGTCGCCTCATTTGATGACAGCATCTGACGGCCGTCTTCTCTCCTCAGAACTGCCCGTCAACAACTCTTTGCTTTTTCCCGACCAGCAGCCGGTCAGCAAACGCCACGTGGTCGCCGTCAAAAGTGTGCACCACCTCTctaaagtgtgtgcgtgtatgtgccgCAGGGTTCCCCGTTAGCCGCCCCCATCCAGAGGGTGGAGCCGACGGTGGTGGCCTGCGTGAAACGTCCCGCCCCGCCCGCCGCGGGCCAGCCGCCTCCCGCCGGTGAGCCGCCGCCGCCAACTCGGATCTTCCCGGCGGGCCGGCACGAACCCACCGGCCTCAAcgtggccgacttcctgtcggTGAGGCAATCTCGTCTTGATGCTCTTCTGCCGGCGTTGCCTGCCACGCCCGTTTCTCCCCGCAGGGCCGCGGCGGCGGTGGCAACCTGAGCGAGAACGAGGTTTTGAATCACATCCGCAACGGCCACAAGACCATGTGCGTCGTCCTGGCCAACCGACACAAGAACCTGCAGACCATCAGGGACGTGTGGGCCCGACACGGCATCAAGGTGGCTCACACGCACGCCCCCAAAAAGAGCAACAAATGTGTGCAATTATTTTTTCGCTTACTCCTAATAGGTCAAACCCAATTGGACAAATATGTTTAGCTCATACAAACGTGCTTGTGTCCTTTGAACGCCATCGTCAGAAATTGTATTTCGTAAGGCTCGCAAATGAGGCCACCGAGTGGACGCAACGCGGGTGGGCGTGGTCATCAGCACTTTGAGCCAATGCTTGATCATGCCAAGCCTTGACTGACTGGCTGGCGTGGATGCGCCCCTTCTTGGCATGATCAAGCATTGCTGAAGCACACGCCAGAAAGGTGCCCACTTCCATCAATCAGCAATTCCACTCCATGGCCACGCCCACCTCTGGTGAGGAACCACAACCGTTTGCATGGAGCAGAGCTGAAACAAAAAGTCCACCAAAAACTTCCGTACTGGGACAAAAACAATTGGAGGTGCAATCGAGTCGAGTCGATTTCTTTCCAAAGGCcgtcatccaaaaaaaaaaaaaaaaaatggcctccaAGATGGCTTTTGACCTACCGATGGGTCATGCACACGCAGCCGGCTGGCACAAAACTTGCGCCTTCACTCAAATCAAGCCTGGCCCACATTTCATTCtgacctaataataataataataataataatacttatgGCCATATCACCTTTTGCACcaactgaaaaaaaaccccaataaatcaaatatttgGCCTGAAATGCAAGCGGCATTGAACACAATCGTTttggtttttctttttgaagAAAATGCAGAATATTTGGCACCAAGGGAACATGCACCATGTTGCATTTCAATAAATCTATGAATGTTAACATTGTTGTTTCTCGCCAacctcatgttgtccttggggccaACAAGTACATGCTGGCACCGCCGTTGTGTCTTTTGTGGGGCAATGCTCCTTGATGCATGTTTGCAGCTTGTCTTTGACCTGTCGGCCTCCTGCTTGAGGCCACCAGATCTGTTTTTGCCAACTAACGTAACGTGCGCTGGCCGGTGTCCGCAGAGCGCCCTGGACGCCGCCGTGGCCATGGACGACCTTTCCATCGTGGTGGACGTGCTCAACATCATCAACGTGCAGCCGTCAGTTCCACGCACGCGAGCGAGCGCCGCCGTGTGTCCGATGCGGAGTGGACGACACCCAGTTTGTGCGTTTGTGCCTTCAGGTCGCTATGGAAACTGGACGTGTGCGCAAGCAGCCTTCCTCAGATCGACAAACTTCTGCAGAGCAAATACGAGAGGTCAGTTGACGCCTTGcaattcattgtacatgaaaaataatcaaattcattctggacaaaatattcacttttgacTGCTGACAagggttcaatgagtcaagtgtctctttaaaaagcaaaaggaagaagatttttgtgttttcaggATGCCAGGCCAATGCTGTCACTCTTTTCATCACACAAAAACTCAAATATGAAGATTTGCTGCTGTTAAAGTTCAAGTACTACCGACTtgaaatttgttctccgcatttgacGCATCCCCTCGGGGCCGCGCTCGGGAATCATTTGGTCCACAATGCTAACCACGtagctttaattaaaaaaaagaaataaatcacaCCTGTTTGTGTGAGGTCACTACATTCAGAAACAATGTACATTAGAAATGTTGACATTCATGTTAAATATATTATGTCAATTTCATTTGAGAAATGATTGAAAAAGGGACTCCAGTGAGGCTGTTTTAATGAATTCATTTCTTTCTTCAGCAAATTCACGTCAAATCAaactttgttttgaaatgtcTCCTGAAAATTTGGAACTTGAAGTGTCAAAAGCAGctgagatttatttattattattttttttggatgtgAGGCGGTGTTGTCAGTGGAACCATTCAAGTCACTTGTCAACTCGATTGACTGACCGCTTTGCTTGAAAAAAGTGCGTTTGTTTATGTTTGATGCGTGCTGGCCAGTTACATGCAGTGCGGCTGCACGTCCCTGAAGATCATCATGAAATACTTCTGGCCGCTCATCTGGGAAACGCTGAGGGCGGGGCCCTCGGTGGGCGTGGACGTCACGCGAGAGGAACGGTGAGTTGGTGGCGTGAAACGCAGCGCGACCCCCGCCTGACCTCCGACCCCTCCCCTTTTCCAGGCAGCAAAAGTGCAACGTGTGCTGCAAGCAGCTGCAGAACATCAACAACGTGGTGAAGAGCAAAGCGGCGCAGGTGGGCCGGCACGGCTGCGCCTTCGGGGAACTGCGGATGCTCTTGGCGCAGCTCGACCAGCACCTGTGAGCAACACCTGATGAGCGCCGCCACGTCCAAATACGCTCGCTCGCAAATGGACACTTGGGATGTGGCTCCCCTGAAAATCCCCTTGTAAGCCGCTGGCAGCGATGGACGATTGCACATTTTGATTTGGAAGTTGGCGGCGCATCCAAATGTCGGTCGGTCGCAATTGGCCCATCGGCAATGTCGGACGATGAACTGCGTCCGTTGGCAGCCATCCGACGACAAGACGCCCTTTTGATGGAGTGGCACATCTTGTCAATGTTTTGCATTCACTCCATCAAAATGTTCCCATTCTCCAGGGAACCATTGTCAATGTTGCACTTTGATTGTCATCAACACACTTTTATgcattttggaaataaaaaaacaaacatttgaagatgactTCACCATGGCGATTATGCTTTTTCTGGTTCTGAGTGGAAGAGGTTTGGATGAGTGGCTCAGTTCAGCACCTTTTTTGACTACAAGATTGTTCTTGCAAGCTTTCATGTGCTATGATGAAATAGACCAggcttctcaaaataacttcaTGGTTTTGTCTAGCCAGTCCTTTAAACCGAGTCTTGGTGCTTGACTAAACACTCAAGTTAATATGCTTTAAAAGCTCTGATGAGGAAGTTAGCCATGCGTCTGTTATTACAAGTGCATGTCTGATGTTTCTAAACAATTGAAAAAGGAAGGCAAACCCACCTAAGCGTAAGTGGTGTCGATGCTGAGAACAaaagttacacaaaaaaaaactcaaaagatGGCATCGCACATTCACAAGACAGATGTCAAAAATAGTTGCAATGTGAGAAATTGGTGAAGATTTCGATGAATAAACATGAATTTATTCATCCAAACGCGGATACTTGAAGCCAAAGTGGACGAGACGGCAGGGGACTCCCGCTTCAAGATGGCGGCTAAGTTTGCATGTCTTGAACCAGCCAAGCTCTTCTAGTGGTTCATACCGCGTAAGCGTACCCCGCCCAGGTGGCTTTCCGTTTTTGTacgctttttttcataaatctgCATACATTTCAcggaaaacaaaataatttggaAACAATTTTACAGCGTCTTAACAGTTCCTTTAGAGACCGCCGGGCGGAAATGAGGAGCAGATTTGGGCCGGCGCCTACaaacaagaacaagaagaagaagaagacgcggaagcggaaaggaaaggaaatagTGCTTGCGGCTTTCGGGCGTTTTCGTCactgtctttttgttttgttcctcgCGGCCATGGCTACGGTGGACGTCGAGGACGAGAGCAATTTGGCGTCCGTCTTCCAGGACTGCTTCCCGGACAGTTGGCGGGACCGGGCGGACCTGGCGGCCTACTTGGCGGAGCTGAGCTCGTTGGGCGTGGAGCAGCTGGGCCGCGAGCAGGAGCGGCTGGCGGACGAGCGAGCGAGCATCCTGGAGCAGACCCGACACTTGGCTTTCGCCAACTACCACACCTTCATCCGCACCGCCGACTGTACCGAGCGCATCTACCGAGACTTCGGCCGCGTCGAGGCCGCCGTGTCGCGGCTGCTCGACAAGCTGCCCGCCCTGCGACAGAGATGCCGGTCGGTCCGCGCACAACACACACATTTGACCCATAATGTTCCATTTGCGAGGTTccctttttatttcttcattCTCGAGATGGTCGGTCAAGCGACGCCGTTTGTTGACGTGTCCAGTCGAAGAACAGAAAGTCGCCCCGTCCGAGCTGATTGGAGGGCGTCAGCAAGCGAAACGAAGTATTGAGCCAATGAGAGAAGGGCTTCACCGGGTAGCGAACCAATCGCAAAAATCAACGCTCGAACGTTGAAGGTGTTTGGGAACACATTGTAATATTCaatagacacacaaaaaagggtttACTTTTTCCCTTCACACGTAAAAAAAGGCCCTTGGGCCGGAAGCCAAATTCGTGTTGCGTTTTATGCCGGTTGAAGTGACACTTAAATTGTCATGTTGCTAATTTGAGTCACTCGGGAGTGTGTTGCGTTTAAGGGGCATTGCAACATGTTTTCGGGGTTCCCATCCTCCAACACgcctgaatcaaatgatcaggataGTTCTGGGGTTTCCGTGGAGCTTGCTGGATAGGTCGAATCatgccaagacttttgaggcggccatcttgctcctcccaagaaatgtttctcaccataccatccgatacatttacagtCTCAAAATTggggaacatttgagacagtacttggtAGAAACAACATCatatattaaacataaacaaaaggaCATTTGACAACTTGCCTGAAATACATCACGTCGAAATGATATGCTTCATGTTTAGTAACTTGTCTATTATTGTAATGAAAGTGCAATTGAACAAACGGTCGGCGCTCGGCACGCGGCGGCGTCGCCGCCATCCGCTGACCGCGCCCGCTCTGTCGCTTGCGTTCAGGAGCTTTGCGGAGGAGGCGGAGCGGATGTCGTCGAGCCGCCGCATGAACACGCTGACGCTGAAGCGGCACACGGAGATCTTGGAGATCCTGGAGATCCCGCAGCTGATGGACACGTGCGTGCGCAACGCCTACTACGACCAAGCGCTGGAGCTGGCCGCCTACGTCCGCCGGCTGGACAAGAAACACGCCGCGCTTCCCGTCATTCGGGTGAGGAAGCGCACCTTTGCGTCGAGACACCGTTTGGTTTCCGTTGGAAAAGGTCTCTCCTCTAAATTGCCTTTTCCTCCTTGTCCGCATGACCTCCTGCGCGCCATCGCCGTACGTGTGTCCAGGGCGTGGTGCGCGAAGTGGGCGGGAGCGCTCGGCTGATGCTGCTGCAGCTGTTGCAGCAGCTGCGCAGCGACGGTCAGCTGTCGTCGTGCCTGCGCGCCGTGGGCTACCTGCGGCGCATGGACGCCTTCGGGGAGGCGGAGCTGCGCGTCAAGTTCCTGCAGGCGCGCGGCGCCTGGCTGCGGGCGGCGCTGGACGCCGTGCCGGCCGACGCCGAGCCCTACGCGCACGCCAGCAAGAGCGCCGAGGCGTGCCGCGTGCACCTCTTCGACATCGTCACGCAGTACCGCGCCATCTTCTCGGAGCAGCGCCGCGCGGGCGCCGCCGCCGACCACCCGCACCGGCCCGACGTCCTGCACGGATGGGTGCTCGCCAAGGTCAGACAAAAACGTGGCCTTAGTTTTTCAATGCTTCCTTTTAGTTAGCTTCaatattagtcttttttttttttctttaactatgtattacttgtgcacaatatttaaaaaagagcaTGTGAGTgaggtcatcttttggtgcttttctattggctgctgctcgatgacatcacttctgtgtgacacactttcaaacggccTTATTCCGTTTCGTATCAAAAAAATGGACTTCAAATCATCTCCAAAGATTCAtgtattcaattaattaccaaagatgaaaatcCAAGCatgtggatgagtggttagcacgcccgcctcccagtgctgaggacacaAGTTCaagtccggtctcctcccacattccaaagacatgcgtggcaggttgattgaattgtcccgaggtgtccTTGCGAGTGTGGGCGGtcgttggtctctgtgtgccctgcgattggctggcagccagttcaagttattccccgcctactgcccgaagccgactgggataggctccagcacccccacaaccctagtgaggaaaaagcagtgaagaaaatggatggaaaaccAAGCTATCATTAGAATTAGTTTTGCAAAATCATTTTACTTTGGATTTGCTGTTTTTTCAACGTGACGAAGACGCCAAGGAACCTGTGACGCTGCGTTTGCTCAGGTGTGCGAGTTGCTGTCGTTGCTGGAGCGCGACCTGCGCGTGGGCGCCTGCGGCCGCCTGGACTCGCTGTCGTCGCAGTGCATGTACCTGGGCCTGTCCTTCAGCCGGGTGGGCGTGGATTTCCGCGGCCAAATGGCGGCCGCcttggcgcgggcggcggccgACGCGTTCGGGAAGGCGGCGCACCAGGCGGCGGCGCTCTTCCAACGGGACATGAGCGCGTACGTGCCGGTGGCGGCGCCGTCCGTGCCGGggcccgccaccgccgccgcccagACGGCGGAGCCGCCGGCGGGAACGCTGTCGCCGCCCGCCGTCCTGCTGGACTTCCCGCCGCTGGGCCGCTTCCTCAACCGCATCCTGTCGGCCTTCAACGAGCTGCGCCTGTGCTGCCCCCTGGCGCTGGCCGCCTGCGTCACC
Above is a genomic segment from Festucalex cinctus isolate MCC-2025b chromosome 4, RoL_Fcin_1.0, whole genome shotgun sequence containing:
- the katnb1 gene encoding katanin p80 WD40 repeat-containing subunit B1 isoform X1 — translated: MAASAGTSRISWRLQEFEAHAGRVCCASLGKSTGRLLASGGDDCKVNIWSVSKANCIMSLRGHKAAVECVHFSASEEQLATGSQSGSILVWDLEAAKMLRTLAGHKSSITSFGFHPYGDFLASGSTDSNIKMWDVRRKGPIYRYKGHTAAVRSVAFSPDGKWLASASDDCTVKLWDLKQAKTITEFTAHTAAVAAIQFHPNEYLLASAGADRWVRLWDLEKFCQVGALQDTAAVRCVMFSADGSCLFSGHTDVLGVCAWEPERWLDAVTVGWGPVADLTHCNQQLMGVSHQLSGVSTYVVDLKHVKRHADDEAALAPPADAKACGLRRSYQRPSQGLKRSAEAERRSPEGERRSPSEDEAEEKASSSAEIHDAQDYREIFRPRNAISRTPPRMPEPFAAPSEDELPVNNSLLFPDQQPGSPLAAPIQRVEPTVVACVKRPAPPAAGQPPPAGEPPPPTRIFPAGRHEPTGLNVADFLSGRGGGGNLSENEVLNHIRNGHKTMCVVLANRHKNLQTIRDVWARHGIKSALDAAVAMDDLSIVVDVLNIINVQPSLWKLDVCASSLPQIDKLLQSKYESYMQCGCTSLKIIMKYFWPLIWETLRAGPSVGVDVTREERQQKCNVCCKQLQNINNVVKSKAAQVGRHGCAFGELRMLLAQLDQHL
- the katnb1 gene encoding katanin p80 WD40 repeat-containing subunit B1 isoform X2, whose amino-acid sequence is MAASAGTSRISWRLQEFEAHAGRVCCASLGKSTGRLLASGGDDCKVNIWSVSKANCIMSLRGHKAAVECVHFSASEEQLATGSQSGSILVWDLEAAKMLRTLAGHKSSITSFGFHPYGDFLASGSTDSNIKMWDVRRKGPIYRYKGHTAAVRSVAFSPDGKWLASASDDCTVKLWDLKQAKTITEFTAHTAAVAAIQFHPNEYLLASAGADRWVRLWDLEKFCQVGALQDTAAVRCVMFSADGSCLFSGHTDVLGVCAWEPERWLDAVTVGWGPVADLTHCNQQLMGVSHQLSGVSTYVVDLKHVKRHADDEAALAPPADAKACGLRRSYQRPSQGLKRSAEAERRSPEGERRSPSEDEAEEKASSSAEIHDAQDYREIFRPRNAISRTPPRMPEPFAAPSEDELPVNNSLLFPDQQPGSPLAAPIQRVEPTVVACVKRPAPPAAGQPPPAGPRRRWQPERERGFESHPQRPQDHVRRPGQPTQEPADHQGRVGPTRHQERPGRRRGHGRPFHRGGRAQHHQRAAVAMETGRVRKQPSSDRQTSAEQIRELHAVRLHVPEDHHEILLAAHLGNAEGGALGGRGRHARGTAAKVQRVLQAAAEHQQRGEEQSGAGGPARLRLRGTADALGAARPAPVSNT
- the cog8 gene encoding conserved oligomeric Golgi complex subunit 8, producing the protein MRSRFGPAPTNKNKKKKKTRKRKGKEIVLAAFGRFRHCLFVLFLAAMATVDVEDESNLASVFQDCFPDSWRDRADLAAYLAELSSLGVEQLGREQERLADERASILEQTRHLAFANYHTFIRTADCTERIYRDFGRVEAAVSRLLDKLPALRQRCRSFAEEAERMSSSRRMNTLTLKRHTEILEILEIPQLMDTCVRNAYYDQALELAAYVRRLDKKHAALPVIRGVVREVGGSARLMLLQLLQQLRSDGQLSSCLRAVGYLRRMDAFGEAELRVKFLQARGAWLRAALDAVPADAEPYAHASKSAEACRVHLFDIVTQYRAIFSEQRRAGAAADHPHRPDVLHGWVLAKVCELLSLLERDLRVGACGRLDSLSSQCMYLGLSFSRVGVDFRGQMAAALARAAADAFGKAAHQAAALFQRDMSAYVPVAAPSVPGPATAAAQTAEPPAGTLSPPAVLLDFPPLGRFLNRILSAFNELRLCCPLALAACVTADLHRALAHVSAQLSAFHRAEDSALSDGERRVFVRMCRVYARDLLPFLDRCLRVLFPHQQMALVLGVPVSHMLGERLASVDVAELLEPLGFLPPDDDDDDDEAPSHVAERPSGDAEAAPLRHRDDPETTEKRAEA